One Burkholderia sp. WP9 genomic window, GCGCGACGCTTTCAGGTCCAGCACCAGTTCCTGCGTGAAGGCTTCGCCCTGCTCGATGGCCGCGATGCCGGCTTGCTGAACGAAGGCCGGCGCGCACGAGGTGTTGTACTCGACGAGCTTGCCCAAATCGTCCATCAACGAGGCGGGCGCGACGATCCAGCCGAGCCGCCAGCCCGTCATCAGCCATGCCTTGGAAAAGGAATTGACGCAGATTACGCGCTCGTCGCGGGTAGCCAGGTCGAGGAACGACGGCGCGGTGAGCGAGGGCGCGGCGTTGGCGTCCGCATAGTAGAGGCGCTCATAGACTTCGTCCGCCACGATCCAGATACCGTGGCGCCGGCAGTGCGCCAGCACCGCGCGCTGCTCGTCGCGACTCATCACCCAGCCGGTCGGATTGTTGGGCGAATTGATCAGCAACATCTTCGTGTCGGGCGTCAACGCCGCGAGCAGTTGCTCGAGGTCGAGCTGCCAGCCGCGTTCGCCGTAGCCCAGTGCGACGGTTTCGACGTGCGCGCCGAGAATCTTCGGAATCTCGACCAGATTCGGCCAGAGCGGCGTAACCGCGACGACGCGGTCGCCCGCGCCCACCACGAGCTGCGCAGCAAGCATCAACGCATTCACGCCCGCGCTCGTCACCGCGATGTGCTCCGGCGATGTCGCGCCGTGCAGCTTGCTGACGTAGCCCGCCAGCGCGGCGCGCAGCGGCGCGATGCCGAGATTGTGCGTGTAGAACGTCGCGCCCGCGGCGAGCGACGCGCTGGCCGCGTCGCGGATAAAGGCTGGCGTCACGCGGTCGGACTCGCCGAACCAGAACGGCAGCACGTCGTCGACGCCGAAACCGGCGTTGGCGACTTCGCGAATCTGCGAAGGACGCAGGGCGCGCACGGCGTCGCGCGCATTGGGGATAGCAGGGAAAGACGAATCCGTTTCGCTCATCGAGACTTCCAGACGGGTGGATAGCATGAATTGAAATGCAGCGGAGGCGACAGTTTAGCTTGGCGCTCCTTCTGGGGGCGGCGAGGCAGGCAGCGCCATCGTTACTAGCTCAAATCCTCCGCCCGCCCCGGCAATTGACGGATCAGCCCCCACACCGCCTCCGCAGCCGGCGAGAGCGAGCGGTCGCGCCGCCGCACCAGTTCGACCGTACGCTCGGCGCGCGGCACCAGCGGCCGGGCCACCAGCGAGGCGCCCGCCGGCAGCGGCAATGCCAGCCACGGCAGCACGCTCACGCCGACGCCCGCCTCCACCAGCCCAAAAACTGTCGCGGAATGCCCCAGCTCCTGCACCACCGTGGCGCTCACGCCATATTCCTGCATCACGGCGTCGATGATCGGCCGGCTGCCCGATGCGTAGTCGAGCATCACCAGTTGCTGGCCTTCCAGGTCCGTCCACGCGACCCGCTGCCGGGCGGCAAGAGGATGATCGTCGCGCGTGACGACGCAGAACGAATCCGTCATCAGCGATTCGCTAAGCAGATCGTCTGCGGCGAACGGGCCGATGATCACGCCGAAATCGACCTCGCCCGACTTGACCTTGCGGACCACGTCGCTCTGCACGTCGTCACGCAGGCCCAGTGCGACGTAGGGAAACTGCTGGCCGCAGGCGGCCACCACGCGCGGCATGAGCCGGCACGCCACCGTCGGGCTGGCGGCCACCACCACGCGCCCGCGGCGCTGTTCACCGATTTCGCGGATCTCGCGCAGCGCGTCGTCCAGATCCGAGAGCAGACGCGACACGCTCGACACCAGGTTGCCGCCGACATCCGTGAGTTGCACCTCGCGGGTCGTGCGATCGATCAGCTTGAGACCGATCTCGCCCTCCAGTTCGCGCACGCAGCGGCTGACCGCTGACTGCGTCAGGCCGATTTCATCGCCCGCCCGGCTGAAGCTTTGCAGACGGGCGACCTCAATGAAAACCCTTAGCTGCCGCAGCGTGACATTCATTTACCAACCTCATCAATTGCATCATTTGATGCGCATTGTAAGTCGAAAGTCAGCACCACAACTGGTTTTAGTCATTGCGCTGCAATGCAGCAATAAGGCGCAAACGCACGCTGGCCGGGCCTGATTGCACAAGATTGGTGATTGTCCCGATTTGCGAGATGGGTTTTTTGGATTCTTATACGCCCCTAGCTAGCGCCCGCGCTGGCCCGCTGTCATGGGGCTTTCAGGCGGTTGGACTCAACTTGGCACACTTCCTGCATTTACATGCACACAAGGGTCGGCGCCATGATTCTGACTGCATAGCAGACCGTGGCAAGCCCGACCCTCCTTGGCACTCGCCTATCGAGTGCATGGAGAGTGCGCGGCGCGGGGCAGCGCACCGGAGTTAGCTTCGCTGAGGTGAAACATGATGCTGTTCGACGATTTGAGAGACAACGAGTGGGCGCTGGTCGAGGCGTTGTTCTGTGCGGAGCCTGCACGGAGCGAACGGCGCGGTCGACCACGCGTGGAAGCGCGCGCGGTTGTCAACGCCGTGCTGTGGGTGCTGTCGACGGGCGAAGGCTGGTCCAAACTGCCGGGCCGCTATCCGTCGCCGCCGACTTGCCGCCGTCGCTTCGACGAGTGGCAAGCCGATGGTACGCTCGCCGAAATAGTTAAGCGACTCGGCACGAGCGGCCGTGAAATTTCGCTGCGCGGCCGTATCGGCGCAACCGCAGCCAAACCGCCGGCACCGCCGAGCCGTGACCGCCTGCGCGGCGCATTCTGGACCAATCCGGAATCGTGGCGCGCTCCGGTCAAGATGGCCTGACGCGAACTGTTTGACCGCCGGGCGCTTGCGGGCACCCGGCGTTTATCCGATCCAGGTCGACGCGCGCCGCTTGTCTGCGCTCGCCGCATCTGTCATGGGCACCGCTCCTCGGCGCGCCCAATGCAGTCGTCCCCTCCTGTACACCCAGCTGAGTGCGCGCTGCTTCAGATGTCTGAAGCAGCGCGATAGTTGCGGGTGAAACATCCATTTACTATTACTTACAGCGTGCTTTCGCGACTGCGCATATCTTATACGTATGCAAACAGGCCTTGAGTCGATCGGCTTGACGGGAGCTCAGCATGAAACCAATGTCACTGCTTCTGTGCGGCATTGTCGTTTCATCAATGGCCGCACCGGCGCCTGCTCAGCAGCGCCAACAGGCATGGAACTGGCGGCCGGATCGTCCGGCTACCCTCGAAGCCTGGCAACAAAGCGATACGCGTGGCCGCGACTTCACGCCACCGGCGCCGCGCGGAGACTTGCGTGGCGATATCGCCAGTAACGTGCGCACGCGGCCGGAGGCGCCGCGGCAGGATCCGACGCGCCGGCGTTAATTAGTCAGCGCTTGGTCAGCGGTAGGCAGCGTGAGGGCGGAAACGGTTCGCGAAAACGGTTCGTTATGTGCTCGCGCGCCAAATTGTGCTTTTAGTTAATTGGGGGAACCACCCCGCCGAATGGCAGTCTGATTTAACGCCATTAGCACAGCGTGGCAGTAGTAATTCCGGTACGCCCGTATCCTCGCGATACGGGCTTTTTTTTGCGCTTCTCGGGCGGATGCGAAATGTATGCGCGTACGGGCGCGCAAGACGCCCGACACGGCAGAGTGTGCTGTGCGATTACCCGCTAGAAGCCGGACGGACGCAGCAATGGGATCACCGCCAGCCGCGTCAAGCGGCTGGAAAGGTACGCCTGGCAGCCCGCCGGACTTATGGCCGGACTTCGAGCGCGGCAGTGGGCCGCGTGTCGGCTGTGGCGACGACGTAGTCGTTCATTCGCTGTGCGGTCCAACTGAGCAGGCGCTCGTCGTGTGCAAGCCGCGCGAATTCCGCTCTACCGCGCTCAGTCAGCACGGCAATGTCGACCGGTGCGTGGAAACCCGGAGCCGGTGCGACAGTGCGCTGCCGAACGGTGTCCATCAAGCCCAGTGCGCGAAGATATTGGAAGACGCCCGGTCTTCTGGCCCATGGGACCTGGCGATATTGCGCCCGCCGCAGCGCTTCAAGTACCGCTTCGTTGGAATACGTGGTCATCTCACTTCTTTCTTAAAGTGCAGCTATGACACATCCATGCCCAACACGTCACCGCGCCACCAGTGACGCGCTCGGCACCCGCCCTTGGCTGGAAGCTGGCTGCGATTGTCGCAGTCGAGTTCCGCCAGGTGCTGCCTGGTCTCGTTTTCGGAACCCCCGTCTGAACGGCATGTTAGCGTTCTGCCTACGAGCCGACGATGCAACCGCTGCGGCGCGATAGCAAGCCCATAGATTTGTCCCGAAAGACATACGTTACCCCATTTAAATTGATTCTATTCACTTTATTAGCGCTTTTTTTTGCAGCAATCGTGCTATGGAAGCGCGCCAGGCGCCCGCTCGCCGTCTGCACGGTTGCCCTGTTCTGGCTGCTTGCCGCCGGCTGGCTGACCGTGCCTTTGCTGCATCTGGCGCAACCGCGCTGGCAGACCGATACGCCCGCCCGGTTCGCGCCGCGCACCGCGATCATCATGCTCGGCGGCGGCACGACCTACGTGGACGACCACACGCTCGTGCCTCCGCGCGACGTGATCGCGCGCATCTCGGCGAGTGCCGAAAACTATGCCGCCTGCAAACGCGCGGCGGCCATATGCCGTGTGATAGTGAGCGGCGGCAATCCGCAGCGGCACCCCGCGACGGAAGCCGATACCTATTTGCCTTATCTGTTGCGTGAGCAGGTGCCGCGCGCGGATATCGTGCTGGAAAACAGGAGCCTCACTACCTATGAGAACGCGCGCAACGTATCCGCCATTCTGGAGGGCTCACGTTACGATTCGTTGATCCTCGTTACCTCCGCCTATCAGATGCCGCGCGCCCTGCTCGACTTCCACCGCTTCGGCCTCGCGCCACAACCGATGATCTCGAACGCGCGGCGCGCACGTCTTGGTGTACTGCCTCAGTATGACAATCTGGTGAGTGCGGAGATCGCGTTGCATGAGTTGATTGGCATCGCACAATT contains:
- a CDS encoding YdcF family protein, yielding MILFTLLALFFAAIVLWKRARRPLAVCTVALFWLLAAGWLTVPLLHLAQPRWQTDTPARFAPRTAIIMLGGGTTYVDDHTLVPPRDVIARISASAENYAACKRAAAICRVIVSGGNPQRHPATEADTYLPYLLREQVPRADIVLENRSLTTYENARNVSAILEGSRYDSLILVTSAYQMPRALLDFHRFGLAPQPMISNARRARLGVLPQYDNLVSAEIALHELIGIAQFHVYRAIGWF
- a CDS encoding LysR family transcriptional regulator, giving the protein MNVTLRQLRVFIEVARLQSFSRAGDEIGLTQSAVSRCVRELEGEIGLKLIDRTTREVQLTDVGGNLVSSVSRLLSDLDDALREIREIGEQRRGRVVVAASPTVACRLMPRVVAACGQQFPYVALGLRDDVQSDVVRKVKSGEVDFGVIIGPFAADDLLSESLMTDSFCVVTRDDHPLAARQRVAWTDLEGQQLVMLDYASGSRPIIDAVMQEYGVSATVVQELGHSATVFGLVEAGVGVSVLPWLALPLPAGASLVARPLVPRAERTVELVRRRDRSLSPAAEAVWGLIRQLPGRAEDLS
- a CDS encoding pyridoxal phosphate-dependent aminotransferase; translated protein: MSETDSSFPAIPNARDAVRALRPSQIREVANAGFGVDDVLPFWFGESDRVTPAFIRDAASASLAAGATFYTHNLGIAPLRAALAGYVSKLHGATSPEHIAVTSAGVNALMLAAQLVVGAGDRVVAVTPLWPNLVEIPKILGAHVETVALGYGERGWQLDLEQLLAALTPDTKMLLINSPNNPTGWVMSRDEQRAVLAHCRRHGIWIVADEVYERLYYADANAAPSLTAPSFLDLATRDERVICVNSFSKAWLMTGWRLGWIVAPASLMDDLGKLVEYNTSCAPAFVQQAGIAAIEQGEAFTQELVLDLKASRDHLVRALSTVPGVDVKAPPGAMYLFFSMPGASRSLELCKAMVREVGLGVAPGSAFGPQGEGFIRWCYACDTARLDAGVERLKRFLASHTTDR